CACGAGCTAATGAGCTGAGTTTATCTAAACTCAAGCTCGgctcatttaatttataaacTCAATTCCAGGCTCAAACTTGGCTCACCAGCTCACATGTTTAGCTTATCGAACTATTAACGAGTCGAACTCGAACTAGCTCATGAGTTGGCTTGACTCATTTCTAGCCCTACGGCTGTGTCATATTGACCAAGTCCATCACAATCTTCTCGAGATTGTAATGCATCATGCAAAGGGACCAAAAGACACAGTTTTTTCCAGAAATCTATTAAAGAACTAATAAATCAAATCCATTTACCCtcatataatttatatttatacgAATTATAAGTGCATATGCAGCTGACACAAGTTGATAAAAAATTAGTGTGGATGCAATGCACGGCACACACaaccaaaagaagaagaagaagaagaaaaagaagcttTCAACTATGTGTTTGGCCTAAAAATCAATTCCCTGTCACATGAATGTCACAACTAAAACCAGAGAACGTCAAAAACAAACCTTCCAGTTTTTAATACAATGGACCTGGTGGAGTACTACCAAATCCAGGGCACTGCAATGATTCATGTGAATTTGGGTTTAGGCACATGGCCATTTGGATACACAGGACTAAGCTTTTGAATCCAATGCCGAAGACCTTTCTTATGATCATGGGAAAGAGGGTTTTGTACCAGAGTCAGGGTCCCGTCTTGGGCAAGGGAGGATTCGAATTGCTCTAATACCTTAACAATCTGCCAGAAATCCGGCCTCTTATCTGGTTGCGAGGACCAACATTGCTCAATTAAAGCTCGCATAGCAGGTTGGCAGTCAGAAGGAATAACTGGTCTTGAGttctgaaaaaataaataaataataacacgTCACAGAATTACTAGAGACAAGAACTAATAAGCTGCTAAAAAGAAACAAAACTGTTTACCAGAAAACCACAATTACCCCCACATTGGTTGATCCTATGAATTAAATATGCTCCATTTGACTAATCTATCATCTTAAATGGGATATCATTCAAGAAGACATCAGAACTTGTAACCatttaagatatatatatatatcaatgtTTTAGCCTTATAAATCAACCTGcataaattcaatttaattttctcttGGAACTGTTCGCCACACATGCCAAGATACATTAATGGTAGCTGCTTTtagatttttctaaaaatttgaaaactaatgtATCTGAACACAGTATTAAAGAACACGATATCACATCACGAAAACCTTGCCTACATGATATTCATATGAATCAAAGCCTGTACAATTTAATTACAGAGGACATACCTTATTTACTACAGCAAAAGCAGCCTGGATTGGAGTCATTTCCTCATATGGTATTGTTCCAGTCAACATTTCCCATAACATAAGCCCAAAACTGTAGACATCAACCTTTCTCCCATAGGATTTACGTTTGATCATCTCAGGCGCCATCCATCGGTAGGTTCCTGGGTCATCAGCCAATAAATCACAGACTACCTCCTCACAAGCAATTCCAAAATCCGCAATTTTGAGGTGGGAGTCTTCATCAATGAGAACATTCTCTGGTTTAAGGTCTCGATGAATGACACCTTGAGAGTGTATATATTCCATCCCACGAGCAATATCTAGAGCAAAAGTTATTAGCTTTTCTAGAGACATAGGTTTGTGCTGCAACTTATGCAAGTATGCCCTCAAAGAACCTTCTGATAGATACTCTGTGATGATACAGTAAACCGGTGGCTTTCTGCATGCTGCTACTAACTGGAATCAgattaaaatatttgagaaaaaatatataaatattaaccGCATCATTATTACACTAAATTATGTCAACATGATATTAACTGGCAAATCAGACCAAAAAAATAGCTACACCAATCTTATTCCACTAAGGCATGAGAGACAGTGTTTGTAATAGGCATATACTCTTCACAACAGCATACAGAGCCatatacaaaaaaaagggaaaatatCATTTTACCTTTATAACATTCGGATGGTGAAGATGAGATAAAAGGGTGGCTTCTCTAGCGAACTGATTCTCTAACCGAGAAGCCAAGGTTccattttcatcatcatcaggtactctaataattttaactgCAACAGACTCTTCCTTATATACACCATGATAAAGCCGACTATGAGCGCCATGAGCAAACTTAAGGCCAAGAAACAACTTAGAGAGGTCAACATTCCATCGTTCATCTGTTTCGGTAACCTTTCCTCCTCCACTGTTGTCTAAACACTTGGTCCAGGCTAAATCCTTTTGGTGGTTTGAGTTATTATCTGGTTTCATTTGCCCATTTGGACTATTGGAACGCGATTTCAACCTCAAAACCTTACTTTCCCCAAGCTCCTTGCTCCGCAACTTATCCATGTTTCCCTCATTGCTGGGCTTCCCCCTAGGACCTGGTGTTGAGAACCTCTTTTGATCATGCCGTGCTTCCCTAAAGGTATCAGAAAGCGAAGTTTCGGGCAAGGGTGAAGAAGATCTCTGCGGGTAAGAAGGTCTTGATTTCAGACCTGAATTGTGCTCTGTCTCAATGCTGAGAGGAATAGAGGCAAGTGTCGAAGGATTCAAGCGGTGGCACACAGTATGAGAGAATTTTGTCCTCCTTAACCAAGAATTGTGATCTTCACccattttattcccaacttccCCCCCTTCAAAACCTAATTAAAGGTCTCGTAACAAAATTTCAAACTTCTCTAGGCCCCAGCTtgaaaattgcattaaaaaacTAGCTCAAAAACCTATATTTCTTTCTTCAGACCCTTCAACAACAACTAGTGCAAGAATCTAACCAAAAACATCTGATTCTTATCTAGAAAATGACCAACTGATTCAAAACCCCGAAAAAAAAAACGGAAGGATTGGTTCAAATTAAGAGCTGCAGAGTTACACAAAGGTAATTAAGAGGAACACTAATGAGCAATGAATCAAACAGTTGGTGACCTTACAGAAACTCTACAGCCAAACACCCCTTATAGGATCAAAGTCAGATCCCACCTTCCGTAAAAGCCTGGCATAAAgaagaaacaaaacaaaacaaaacaaaacaagtATATTATCTAACAGAAAAGGAAAAGTACAAACAATGCATAATAAACAAAGTGAACAGAAAAAAGATGACGACTTTATTTCATAATTGTTGCATgaaagaaatgaggaagaggtgCATTAAGGTGTTACCTCAAAGGGGATTATAAGGCTTTTAGGAAGATGGAAAGATCAAATCGCCATGGAAGGAAGGGTGTTCCTGGGTGGCTTAATACACATGACGAGGAAGTAGTAATTATAATGcgatgttgttgttgttgggaaTGAGAATAAGGGTGCAGCAGCGAATCCCATGTTTTGGTGAACGAAAGAGAATCCTTGTTTTgctcctcctcttccttctatCAGACCGTAGATTACgattgaaattgaattgaattgaattgaattgaatgagATGAGAGATGGCAATGCATGATGCATGATGATGATGTGTCAGTGTGTGGAATATCACTCATCATGGACGTGCTGGTGGAATGTGGGGTCCACCCTTGTGGATCCCACGTGTCAAAATCACAGAGAATGTAGTACGGTTGGACTTTCTCATAGTgcgatatatatatatgctttttTAGGTGAACACGCATTATTGATGGGATATAATAACATTCTAAATTTCTAATCACGAGACCCGAATCTATATTCTAGGGTTTACGCCTCTTAATGGATCTAATAAATTAATCCAGTCCAATACGAAAACAAACTGTAGCACTCTGTACGGTTTGCACGGATTCAACTCTATTCTCGTTAATTTTGTTTTCCCTGTTCCGCGAACTAGTTATCGGCAACTGAGATTAATTTACTAGCCTaggtttttaaattttaattcctTAATTGGACCTGGGATTAATCAAATTTGTAAGATTTGGGCCTCTCTGTGATAAAAACTATCCCCTTCTTTTCTTCAAGCCTCAATATTTGGACTGGTTATTGGGCCGTTCATTAGAAATTGGAGTTTAAAATAGTTATGGGTATTATTCAACTATGGGCTGAAATAGAAAGGCCGAGAGACATATCATCAAAGATG
This sequence is a window from Arachis stenosperma cultivar V10309 chromosome 10, arast.V10309.gnm1.PFL2, whole genome shotgun sequence. Protein-coding genes within it:
- the LOC130954322 gene encoding serine/threonine/tyrosine-protein kinase HT1-like; its protein translation is MGEDHNSWLRRTKFSHTVCHRLNPSTLASIPLSIETEHNSGLKSRPSYPQRSSSPLPETSLSDTFREARHDQKRFSTPGPRGKPSNEGNMDKLRSKELGESKVLRLKSRSNSPNGQMKPDNNSNHQKDLAWTKCLDNSGGGKVTETDERWNVDLSKLFLGLKFAHGAHSRLYHGVYKEESVAVKIIRVPDDDENGTLASRLENQFAREATLLSHLHHPNVIKLVAACRKPPVYCIITEYLSEGSLRAYLHKLQHKPMSLEKLITFALDIARGMEYIHSQGVIHRDLKPENVLIDEDSHLKIADFGIACEEVVCDLLADDPGTYRWMAPEMIKRKSYGRKVDVYSFGLMLWEMLTGTIPYEEMTPIQAAFAVVNKNSRPVIPSDCQPAMRALIEQCWSSQPDKRPDFWQIVKVLEQFESSLAQDGTLTLVQNPLSHDHKKGLRHWIQKLSPVYPNGHVPKPKFT